The following proteins come from a genomic window of Macrobrachium nipponense isolate FS-2020 chromosome 18, ASM1510439v2, whole genome shotgun sequence:
- the LOC135196627 gene encoding interaptin-like translates to MVQFFVDFMASDSSACLDEAGNQEDEVDHSGFEEDHVSDNEVVYERSSKEEGDHPGSEEARNLDISRKFEEVIKENENVFLRFEKDRLEKDQLIHELLNKVEGLTIEKLQMEEHVRDLERMNKEKDRNIFSMSEEMQTLKNEMIEKAKVTEVQIKENEERDQMLIILENTVAVLSMEKDTLHRELQQNDKSREEMQMKMNKLNQDLEGLRKENGRKEKNIEKLKRENENKNLKITGLEDELQVLTIQTQKALENLKELDKCKRELADKNEELEKLREQALQRDREILRLEKECTQKELEVLGLLQESKTIVAEQPTANGKMNDLVRRIVQLEFELEETKEQLETKEFEEMEALLGLDRRQEEILAQVTTISCLETKVKVLNGPKDTKEKEVCRNEKAMRKAEDKKASVKTRCLRKPQINCRSLYRRMDRIEEELSQIKGLQRPSVGTKRHSKAPTKTLSTEKPLNRDELHQKMGLISAANLQRLEQEAKMVQELYKINAVT, encoded by the coding sequence ATGGTTCAGTTCTTTGTCGATTTCATGGCCTCCGACAGCTCTGCCTGTCTTGATGAGGCTGGAAATCAGGAGGACGAAGTTGATCACTCTGGCTTTGAAGAAGACCATGTTTCGGATAACGAAGTAGTATACGAACGTTCCAGTAAAGAAGAAGGCGATCATCCAGGCAGCGAAGAAGCAAGGAATTTGGATATAAGTCGAAAGTTCGAGGAAGTaatcaaggaaaatgaaaatgttttcttgAGGTTTGAGAAAGACAGATTAGAAAAGGATCAGCTGATCCACGAATTACTGAACAAGGTAGAGGGCCTGACCATAGAAAAACTGCAGATGGAAGAACACGTCAGAGACCTCGAACGAATGAACAAAGAAAAGGACAGAAACATCTTTTCAATGTCCGAAGAGATGCAGACTCTGAAAAACGAAATGATTGAAAAGGCGAAGGTTACAGAAgtccaaataaaagaaaacgaggaGAGAGACCAGATGCTAATTATTCTGGAAAACACAGTCGCAGTTCTCTCGATGGAGAAGGACACTTTGCATCGAGAGCTACAGCAAAACGATAAAAGCCGAgaagaaatgcaaatgaaaatgaacaagctGAATCAGGACCTGGAAGGACTTCGAaaagagaatggaaggaaagagaagaacatAGAAAagctgaagagggagaacgagaaCAAGAACTTGAAGATCACAGGTTTAGAGGACGAGTTACAAGTCCTCACCATTCAGACACAGAAGGCCCTGGAAAATTTGAAAGAGCTCGACAAATGTAAGAGAGAATTAGCTGACAAAAACGAGGAACTCGAAAAGCTGAGAGAACAAGCCTTGCAGAGGGACAGAGAGATCCTCCGACTGGAAAAGGAGTGCACCCAAAAAGAATTGGAAGTCTTAGGTCTGCTGCAAGAATCTAAAACTATTGTAGCAGAACAACCGACGGcaaatggaaagatgaatgacCTGGTTAGAAGGATAGTTCAACTTGAATTCGAACTTGAGGAGACGAAGGAGCAATTAGAGACTAAGGAATTTGAAGAGATGGAAGCATTATTGGGACTCGACAGACGCCAAGAAGAAATCTTGGCGCAGGTTACGACGATTAGCTGCTTGGAAACGAAAGTCAAAGTTCTTAATGGACCAAAGGATACTAAAGAAAAGGAAGTGTGCAGAAACGAGAAGGCCATGAGAAAAGCGGAAGACAAAAAGGCTTCGGTTAAAACTCGATGTCTGAGGAAGCCGCAAATCAACTGCAGATCCCTCTACCGACGAATGGACAGGATCGAGGAAGAACTTAGTCAAATCAAAGGATTACAACGACCTTCAGTTGGCACCAAGAGGCACTCAAAGGCCCCGACTAAAACTCTATCAACTGAGAAGCCTCTAAACAGAGATGAATTGCACCAGAAGATGGGGCTGATATCTGCAGCCAACCTCCAACGACTGGAGCAAGAGGCTAAAATGGTCCAAGAGCTCTACAAGATAAACGCCGTCACGTAA